The following are from one region of the Acidobacteriota bacterium genome:
- a CDS encoding TonB-dependent receptor: MRLFRFSPTILLVILTFVLSLFLQAQTITGTISGDVTDSTGAVVAGATVTVQNIGTGETRTATTTSTGSYRIPDLSIGKYKVTTGAQGFKSVTRTAEVATGAVTHSDFALQVGQRSEVVEVEGSAPLVDLSPNNNNYVDSEKIANVPINGRDFNSLLAITPGVQRAPGGGFLAVSINGSRTTANNYFIDGMYNNDRYYGDSAIGQTGVVGIPATIFPPEAIEELTVQGTPSSEFGVKGGAPILLGMKSGTNSWHGSATWIRHSGFGDAANYFSNHVTDGCAAPGECKPTQIHNNQFNGTIGGPLIKDKAFFFLYYEGQRYKSLAVSSRLVPTQAQIDGAKQDILDNGLEINPTGQALLDFFPVRDNGLLIAQTPTSAKADGFGVKFDYKFSPTNSVAVRYIFGDSFQSAPAFAGLPAGGNNPADLFNSVAPSRAQMAGLSWTWNLSNNKILESRLGFTRFAQILDVNNKINPADLGLDTGPLTPGDYGVPYVYLLGLGYGGYIGGVQGYPLTTRPDQTWDWSEHFSWVKGNHTIKFGGNFQRAFTNSLRNNARTGMTLGYFTYYTSISGDPVQDEIEQLLLGKADNANRAFGDTHRYLAQNSVGFYAQDDWKIKPRLTLNYGLRYEINGSLYDRKNQASNFFPDRGLVQVGQGIDRLYNVDHGDFGPHVGFSWDIFGSGKSALRGGYSLSYDVPNFGAIASPYSFARARAGAFTQSNLGIFSVSITGDVANCVYACQDPPVSSPPPTAGNCFDPVSGAGDYLCFNQGPLFGPSPSGSPPFNAFSIVQNFKTPRSHNYNLSLQQQISRNNVLTVGYSGQRGQNLVLYRDMNASPIGGDGTRPFDNVFFGEDGTPDFRHIIQATNLRYSRYDSMQVSFNQRGWHGLDTQYNLTWSKCFDTNSVNRGGAGDYPQINNDGTSRMVNVDDNRGLCDHDVRLNFNVGGVYAMPQIPMVGERLGKGWQMSTIFTAIGGRPFTVLLGGGGDPSGQGLTGSAIRASWDGTPVQYNTRNPDQYVVENFTAYDQLDPCGREGSPDPDNPGHFFGGQSLSPFFVPCAGTVGTSRRNQLKGPGLAQWDMTLAKVTKISEKVSLEFRWEVFNVLNRANFHYFPDNTLGSSFGTITKTSDVASGNPVVAQGGPRNMNFGLKLIF; this comes from the coding sequence ATGCGGTTGTTCCGTTTTTCGCCCACCATTCTGTTGGTGATTCTCACGTTCGTTTTGTCGTTGTTCCTGCAAGCACAGACCATCACGGGCACCATTTCCGGAGATGTGACTGACAGTACAGGCGCGGTAGTTGCAGGCGCGACTGTCACGGTGCAGAACATCGGCACAGGCGAGACGCGAACCGCGACGACGACTAGTACGGGCAGCTATCGGATCCCCGACCTTTCGATCGGCAAGTACAAGGTGACGACGGGTGCCCAAGGCTTCAAGTCGGTCACCCGGACGGCGGAAGTTGCCACGGGCGCTGTGACGCACTCCGATTTCGCGCTCCAAGTCGGACAACGCAGCGAGGTCGTGGAAGTGGAAGGGAGTGCCCCGCTGGTCGACCTCTCGCCGAACAACAATAATTATGTGGACAGCGAGAAGATCGCGAACGTCCCGATTAACGGGCGCGACTTCAATTCACTGCTTGCGATTACGCCCGGCGTGCAGCGTGCCCCGGGCGGGGGGTTCCTCGCCGTCAGCATCAATGGATCTCGGACTACTGCCAACAACTATTTCATCGACGGCATGTATAACAACGACCGTTACTACGGCGACTCAGCCATCGGACAGACGGGCGTAGTTGGTATTCCGGCAACGATTTTCCCACCAGAAGCCATCGAAGAGCTGACGGTGCAGGGCACACCGTCGTCGGAGTTTGGTGTAAAAGGCGGAGCGCCAATCTTGCTGGGAATGAAGAGTGGCACAAATTCATGGCACGGGTCGGCGACATGGATCCGCCACAGTGGATTTGGCGATGCAGCCAACTATTTTTCCAATCACGTGACCGATGGTTGCGCAGCGCCCGGTGAGTGTAAACCCACGCAAATCCACAACAATCAGTTCAATGGCACTATCGGTGGTCCGCTCATCAAGGACAAAGCGTTTTTCTTCCTGTACTACGAAGGGCAGCGTTACAAGTCGCTGGCTGTGAGTTCCCGACTGGTACCGACGCAAGCGCAGATTGACGGCGCAAAGCAAGACATTCTGGATAATGGACTTGAAATCAATCCTACCGGGCAGGCCCTTCTGGACTTTTTCCCGGTTCGTGACAACGGATTGCTGATCGCCCAGACACCTACGAGCGCGAAGGCTGATGGTTTTGGAGTGAAATTCGATTACAAGTTCTCTCCAACCAATTCCGTGGCAGTGCGCTACATTTTCGGGGACAGTTTCCAGAGTGCACCCGCATTTGCTGGCCTGCCGGCAGGAGGCAATAACCCGGCCGACCTCTTCAACTCCGTGGCTCCTTCTCGAGCACAGATGGCCGGACTCAGCTGGACTTGGAATCTCAGCAACAACAAGATTCTGGAAAGCCGGCTAGGCTTCACGCGTTTTGCGCAGATTTTGGACGTAAATAACAAGATCAATCCAGCGGACCTGGGACTCGATACCGGTCCGCTTACCCCGGGCGATTACGGCGTACCGTACGTCTATCTTCTGGGACTGGGCTATGGAGGCTACATCGGTGGAGTGCAGGGGTATCCGCTGACCACAAGACCTGATCAGACGTGGGATTGGTCAGAACATTTTTCGTGGGTAAAAGGGAATCACACGATCAAATTCGGCGGTAATTTCCAGCGCGCGTTCACCAACAGTCTTCGCAACAACGCGCGAACGGGAATGACGCTGGGCTATTTCACGTATTACACATCGATCTCTGGAGATCCGGTCCAAGATGAGATCGAGCAACTGTTGCTGGGGAAGGCTGATAACGCGAACCGTGCGTTCGGCGATACCCACCGTTATCTTGCGCAGAATTCGGTTGGGTTCTACGCTCAGGACGATTGGAAAATTAAGCCTCGCCTCACATTGAATTACGGCCTGCGGTACGAAATCAACGGTAGTCTCTACGATCGCAAGAACCAGGCATCAAACTTCTTCCCGGATCGAGGGCTGGTGCAGGTGGGGCAGGGAATCGACCGGCTCTACAATGTAGACCACGGCGACTTTGGTCCGCACGTCGGGTTTTCATGGGACATTTTTGGCAGCGGGAAGAGCGCGCTGCGCGGCGGGTATTCGCTGAGTTATGACGTCCCGAACTTTGGGGCGATCGCCTCACCTTATTCGTTTGCGCGGGCACGTGCTGGGGCATTCACGCAATCCAATCTCGGTATTTTTTCGGTTTCCATTACCGGTGATGTGGCGAACTGCGTTTATGCGTGCCAGGACCCTCCTGTGTCGAGTCCGCCACCTACGGCTGGCAACTGTTTTGACCCGGTCTCGGGAGCCGGAGACTACCTCTGCTTCAATCAAGGACCTTTGTTTGGGCCGAGTCCTTCCGGTTCGCCGCCATTCAATGCATTTTCAATTGTGCAGAACTTCAAGACGCCCCGTTCCCACAATTACAACCTGAGTTTGCAGCAGCAAATCTCACGCAATAATGTGTTGACGGTGGGCTACTCCGGGCAGCGCGGGCAGAACCTGGTTTTGTACCGCGACATGAACGCCAGCCCGATTGGTGGCGACGGTACGCGTCCTTTCGACAACGTCTTCTTCGGCGAGGACGGTACACCAGATTTCCGGCACATTATCCAGGCGACCAACCTGCGCTATTCCCGCTACGACAGCATGCAGGTTTCGTTCAACCAGCGCGGCTGGCACGGGTTGGATACGCAGTACAACCTCACGTGGAGCAAGTGCTTCGACACCAACTCGGTGAACCGCGGCGGCGCAGGCGACTATCCGCAGATCAACAACGACGGCACTTCGCGCATGGTTAACGTCGATGACAATCGAGGGTTGTGCGATCACGACGTCCGCCTGAACTTCAACGTGGGTGGCGTCTACGCGATGCCTCAAATCCCGATGGTGGGAGAGCGTTTGGGCAAAGGGTGGCAGATGAGCACAATTTTTACAGCGATTGGAGGACGTCCGTTCACGGTACTGTTGGGCGGCGGCGGGGATCCTTCCGGGCAGGGACTGACGGGCAGCGCGATCCGCGCGTCATGGGATGGGACGCCGGTGCAATACAACACCCGGAATCCCGATCAATACGTGGTCGAGAACTTTACTGCGTACGATCAACTTGATCCCTGCGGCAGAGAGGGTTCACCAGACCCTGACAATCCAGGCCACTTTTTTGGTGGACAGTCTCTGAGTCCCTTCTTTGTGCCGTGCGCAGGGACGGTTGGCACTTCACGTCGAAACCAGCTGAAAGGCCCCGGACTTGCTCAGTGGGACATGACGCTGGCGAAAGTCACGAAAATTAGTGAGAAAGTCAGCCTGGAGTTTCGTTGGGAAGTTTTCAATGTTCTCAATCGAGCGAATTTCCACTACTTCCCAGACAATACGTTGGGCTCCAGTTTCGGCACGATTACCAAGACGTCCGATGTTGCTTCCGGGAATCCGGTTGTAGCTCAAGGCGGGCCGAGAAACATGAACTTCGGGTTGAAGCTAATTTTTTGA
- a CDS encoding sulfatase-like hydrolase/transferase, whose protein sequence is MVDSLFLMRFPGRLFSLFLAVGFAAAANPPAEQPSPKSETLPNIILITLDTTRADRMGFLGSKRGLTPHLDAMARQGVVFTRAYAHVPITTASHTTILTGTYPQFNHVNDFGIPLSGKLPYLPDLLRAQGYHTGAFVGSLILDPLDGTAPGFDRGFEVYDAGFHLRRHGADRYKSVERRADDVVSHALAWLSQLPNGPFFLWVHLYDAHDPYDPPAPFKARFAAAPYDGEIAYADAAVGKLLDAIRKHGLYDETLIAVMADHGESLGAHGENTHGIFLYDETLHVPLLFKLPANHAAGRRLDIRARLVDVAPTILQEAGIAIPKEMQGESLSQLMTAKSAAGAAAEAEDRAAYAETDYPHRGFGWSSLRALRTGKYLYIRAPERELYNESADPQAVHNLAGASKAVADTVGSQLDDFRAKTSQTLVDLAKPDSEQVQKLQALGYVASDSGEAKDSGKITGADPKGKIQISNLLHDAMFAVEDARYEEAIPLLKKALADQPELPVANMQYGIAQARLKNYAEAVGPLQKAAALLPDNGLGRYELGLALFETGDWKGAAPQFEAAVAKAPKWADAQFSLASVYARTDRVPEAMQHLDICLSLDPAHYRANLLRGRILSLQHKAADAVPNLEKAAEVQPDSREAHLFLADAYEQLGESAKAAAERARAGQR, encoded by the coding sequence ATGGTAGACTCCCTTTTTCTTATGCGGTTTCCTGGGCGGCTGTTTTCGTTATTTCTTGCCGTAGGTTTTGCGGCTGCCGCTAACCCTCCAGCCGAACAGCCGAGCCCTAAGAGCGAGACCCTCCCCAACATTATCCTGATCACCCTGGATACTACCCGCGCCGACCGCATGGGGTTCCTGGGATCGAAGCGCGGGCTGACTCCGCATCTCGACGCGATGGCGCGGCAGGGAGTGGTATTCACTCGCGCCTATGCGCACGTTCCGATTACGACTGCGTCGCACACGACGATTCTTACGGGAACGTACCCGCAGTTCAATCATGTAAATGATTTTGGAATTCCTCTTTCGGGGAAGCTGCCGTATCTGCCGGACTTGCTGCGTGCGCAGGGATATCACACGGGCGCGTTCGTGGGGTCGCTGATTCTCGATCCGCTCGACGGTACCGCCCCGGGGTTTGATCGCGGGTTCGAGGTGTACGACGCGGGGTTTCATTTGCGTCGTCATGGAGCGGATCGCTACAAGTCGGTCGAGCGGCGTGCGGATGACGTAGTGAGTCATGCGCTTGCGTGGCTGAGTCAACTGCCCAACGGGCCGTTTTTTCTTTGGGTGCATCTCTACGATGCGCATGATCCGTATGATCCGCCGGCGCCGTTCAAAGCACGATTTGCTGCCGCTCCTTACGATGGCGAAATTGCCTATGCCGATGCCGCTGTGGGGAAACTGCTCGATGCGATCCGCAAACATGGTCTTTATGACGAGACTCTGATTGCGGTGATGGCGGATCATGGCGAATCGCTGGGCGCGCACGGAGAGAATACACACGGAATCTTTCTTTACGACGAAACGCTGCATGTCCCACTGCTCTTCAAGCTGCCCGCAAATCATGCGGCGGGACGGCGCTTGGATATCAGGGCACGGTTGGTGGATGTGGCGCCGACGATCCTGCAAGAAGCGGGAATTGCGATCCCGAAAGAGATGCAGGGGGAGTCGCTGTCGCAGTTGATGACGGCGAAATCGGCAGCGGGGGCGGCCGCCGAAGCGGAGGATCGGGCTGCTTACGCGGAGACGGACTATCCGCATCGCGGCTTTGGATGGAGTTCGCTGCGCGCGTTAAGAACCGGTAAGTACCTCTATATTCGAGCGCCGGAGCGGGAACTGTACAACGAGTCCGCGGATCCGCAGGCAGTGCACAATCTGGCGGGGGCATCGAAGGCAGTGGCAGACACGGTTGGTTCCCAGTTGGACGATTTTCGGGCGAAGACCAGCCAGACACTGGTCGATCTGGCCAAGCCGGATTCCGAGCAGGTACAGAAACTGCAAGCGCTGGGCTATGTGGCGTCCGACTCAGGCGAGGCAAAGGATAGCGGGAAGATCACCGGCGCGGACCCGAAGGGCAAGATTCAAATTTCCAACTTGCTGCACGACGCGATGTTCGCGGTGGAAGACGCACGCTACGAAGAGGCGATCCCATTGCTGAAGAAAGCGCTGGCGGACCAGCCGGAACTGCCCGTCGCAAATATGCAGTACGGGATTGCGCAGGCGCGTCTCAAGAACTATGCAGAGGCCGTCGGCCCGTTACAAAAGGCGGCCGCGCTGTTGCCAGACAACGGGCTCGGCCGGTACGAACTGGGGTTGGCGTTATTTGAAACGGGTGACTGGAAGGGAGCTGCGCCGCAGTTTGAGGCGGCAGTGGCCAAAGCTCCGAAATGGGCGGATGCGCAATTTTCATTGGCGTCGGTTTATGCGCGTACGGATCGGGTGCCGGAAGCAATGCAACATCTTGATATTTGCCTGAGCCTAGACCCCGCGCATTATCGAGCCAACCTTCTGCGTGGCCGGATTCTATCCTT